One window of Quercus robur chromosome 5, dhQueRobu3.1, whole genome shotgun sequence genomic DNA carries:
- the LOC126726167 gene encoding protein CHUP1, chloroplastic: MVAGKVRMAMGLQKSPASSKRETPPKPPPSPSPNPSPTNKAPSKAVFSRSFGVYFPRTSAQVQPRPPDVTELLRVVEDLRERESLLKTELLGHKLLKESVAIVPVLESEISSKNAEIDRASKLVDALEIENQKLRMELEELRTKIEYEREESEKKLKAMEVEISELKKTASDRSSSILIESEELSSSQRFQGLMEVAVKSNLIKNLKKQHGAVSNFENNNNQKLEVQDSKKDEADQHERPRHSRCNSEELAESTLSSLRSRPPRVPKPPPPRPSSTSSSSSSSSCSSNGSCGLMTEQANIPLPPPPPPLPKMAAPPPPPPPPPKGMKMGAAKVRRVPEVVEFYHSLMRRESRRDSATSDVAPATANARDMIGEIENRSAHLLAIKSDVETQGDFIRFLIKEIENAAFANIVDVVPFVKWLDDELSYLVDERAVLKHFNWPEQKADALREAAFGYCDLKKLESEASTFRDDARQHCGPALKKMQALLEKLEHGLYNLSRIRESATKRYKVFQIPTDWMLDTGFVAQIKLASVKLAMKYMKRVSAELETVGGSPEEEELIVQGVRFAFRVHQFAGGFDVETMRAFQELRDKARACHVQCQSQQQQKFVCRSTAC, from the exons ATGGTGGCTGGGAAGGTGAGAATGGCAATGGGGCTACAAAAGTCTCCGGCGAGTTCGAAACGAGAAACGCCACCGAAGCCGCCTCCATCGCCGTCGCCGAATCCGAGTCCGACTAATAAAGCTCCTTCGAAAGCCGTGTTCTCACGCTCCTTCGGCGTGTACTTTCCACGCACCTCCGCTCAGGTTCAACCTCGCCCACCCGACGTCACCGAGTTGCTTCGCGTCGTCGAAGATCTGCGCGAGCGAGAGTCGCTGTTGAAAACCGAACTCTTGGGGCACAAGCTTTTGAAAGAGTCGGTGGCTATTGTTCCTGTTCTGGAGAGCGAGATCTCATCCAAGAACGCAGAGATTGATAGAGCTTCGAAGTTAGTGGATGCGTTGGAGATTGAGAACCAGAAGTTGAGAATGGAACTGGAGGAGTTGAGGACGAAGATTGAATACGAAAGAGAAGAAAGCGAGAAAAAGTTGAAGGCAATGGAGGTTGAAATCTCAGAGTTGAAGAAAACGGCGTCGGATCGTAGTAGTAGTATTCTAATAGAAAGCGAGGAGCTCTCGTCTTCGCAAAGGTTTCAAGGCTTAATGGAAGTCGCTGTGAAATCAAATCTCATCAAGAACTTGAAAAAGCAACACGGCGCCGTTTCGAACTTCGAGAATAATAACAACCAGAAACTTGAAGTGCAAGATTCGAAGAAAGACGAGGCTGATCAACACGAGAGACCGAGGCACTCAAGGTGTAACTCGGAGGAACTCGCCGAGTCAACTCTGTCCAGTCTCAGATCTCGCCCTCCTAGGGTTCCAAAACCACCACCTCCAAGGCCTtcttcaacatcatcatcatcatcctcatcatcatgtTCATCCAACGGTTCTTGTGGTTTGATGACGGAGCAAGCAAATATTCCTCTTCCTCCACCGCCGCCCCCTCTGCCTAAGATGGCTGCTCCACCGCCGCCACCACCTCCGCCGCCGAAGGGGATGAAGATGGGGGCAGCGAAGGTGAGGAGAGTGCCGGAAGTGGTTGAGTTTTACCATTCTTTAATGCGGAGAGAGTCTCGCCGTGACTCCGCCACCTCTGACGTGGCACCGGCAACCGCCAATGCCCGTGACATGATCGGCGAGATCGAGAACCGGTCTGCTCACTTGCTCGCG ATAAAATCAGATGTAGAAACTCAAGGAGACTTCATAAGGTTTCTGATAAAAGAGATCGAGAATGCTGCATTTGCAAACATTGTGGATGTTGTGCCTTTTGTTAAATGGCTAGACGACGAGCTCTCTTACTTg GTGGATGAAAGAGCAGTGCTGAAACACTTCAATTGGCCAGAGCAGAAAGCGGATGCACTGCGCGAGGCAGCATTTGGGTATTGTGATCTCAAGAAGCTCGAATCCGAGGCTTCAACCTTTCGTGACGATGCCCGCCAGCACTGTGGACCTGCTCTCAAGAAAATGCAGGCTCTGCTCGAAAA GCTAGAGCATGGTTTGTACAATCTCTCACGAATTAGGGAATCTGCAACAAAGAGATATAAAGTTTTTCAGATTCCAACGGATTGGATGCTGGATACTGGTTTTGTAGCCCAG ATCAAGCTGGCTTCTGTGAAATTGGCCATGAAGTATATGAAGAGAGTATCTGCAGAGCTTGAAACAGTTGGCGGTAGTCCCGAAGAAGAAGAGCTGATAGTACAAGGTGTTAGATTTGCATTCAGAGTACACCAG TTTGCAGGTGGTTTTGATGTTGAAACTATGAGGGCCTTCCAGGAGCTTAGAGATAAAGCCAGAGCATGCCATGTACAATGCCAAAGCCAGCAACAACAGAAATTTGTGTGCAGGTCTACAGCTTGTTAA